From Hartmannibacter diazotrophicus, a single genomic window includes:
- a CDS encoding thermonuclease family protein — MLKAGLLICASLIAVDGDTVKCDGVNMRDMGDGGPFVSGYDTPEIYHPKCQQELELARAAKARMAELLRTPGVEVVYSGKKDKTPSHRPLVWVRLPDGRSIGSILISEGLARKWTPRHTADWCD; from the coding sequence ATGCTGAAAGCCGGGCTTCTCATCTGCGCCAGCCTCATCGCGGTCGATGGCGATACGGTGAAATGCGACGGCGTCAACATGCGCGACATGGGCGACGGCGGGCCGTTCGTGTCCGGTTACGACACCCCGGAGATCTATCATCCCAAATGCCAGCAGGAGCTGGAGCTGGCCCGCGCGGCAAAGGCCCGCATGGCTGAATTGCTCAGGACGCCAGGTGTCGAGGTGGTTTACTCCGGCAAGAAGGACAAGACACCAAGTCACCGGCCGCTGGTTTGGGTGCGGTTACCGGATGGCCGGTCGATCGGCTCAATCCTGATTTCGGAAGGTCTGGCACGCAAATGGACGCCGCGCCACACGGCCGACTGGTGCGATTGA
- a CDS encoding phage protease: MTATPHFSLLDASPVAAFGVVTLAFDAATGEAPQWVQIAPAGRVTTRDNRSFEFDAAVLAARFAADKVQIPVDLDHASLAGAGADPRTVGWVVEMQARPEGLFGRVDWLDEGLATLKARTRRYISPGLRHDETGRATWIHSIALVAAPALSMPALASAQPSEPSMSVTAFAAALGLAANTDETAVLSALTTRFADNTKKIDELTSSLTAEKTRADDAETKLAALKTATRQTSVDAVLEDALKDKRMLPAEKESFAKLSATDEGFEQVKAILAARPKALGASGLDERDPPETETGSTREQAAALAARINKRIAENATHGITIDAATALSQIEAEDARKR; this comes from the coding sequence ATGACGGCGACACCTCATTTCTCCCTTCTCGATGCGTCTCCCGTTGCGGCCTTCGGCGTCGTGACGCTGGCGTTCGACGCGGCAACCGGCGAAGCCCCGCAATGGGTGCAGATCGCGCCGGCCGGCCGCGTGACGACGCGGGACAACCGCAGCTTCGAATTCGACGCGGCCGTGCTTGCCGCCCGCTTTGCGGCAGACAAGGTCCAGATCCCTGTCGACCTCGACCACGCCAGCCTTGCCGGCGCCGGCGCCGATCCGCGAACGGTCGGCTGGGTCGTGGAAATGCAGGCCCGGCCCGAGGGTCTTTTCGGCCGCGTCGACTGGCTCGACGAGGGCCTCGCCACGCTCAAGGCCCGCACCCGCCGCTACATCTCGCCCGGCCTTCGCCACGACGAGACCGGTCGCGCCACGTGGATCCATTCCATCGCCCTTGTCGCAGCCCCGGCGCTTTCCATGCCGGCGCTCGCATCCGCCCAACCTTCGGAGCCTTCGATGTCCGTCACCGCCTTTGCCGCCGCGCTCGGTCTTGCCGCCAACACCGACGAGACCGCCGTCCTTTCCGCGCTCACCACTCGCTTTGCCGACAACACCAAGAAGATCGACGAGCTGACCTCATCGCTCACGGCCGAAAAGACGCGCGCCGACGATGCCGAAACCAAGCTCGCCGCCCTCAAGACCGCGACGCGCCAGACCTCGGTCGACGCGGTCCTGGAGGACGCGCTCAAGGACAAGCGCATGTTGCCGGCGGAAAAGGAGAGCTTTGCCAAGCTGTCGGCGACCGACGAGGGCTTTGAGCAGGTGAAGGCGATCCTTGCCGCACGGCCCAAGGCTCTCGGGGCCTCCGGCCTTGACGAGCGCGACCCGCCGGAAACGGAGACGGGCAGCACCCGCGAACAGGCGGCGGCGCTCGCCGCCCGCATCAACAAGCGGATCGCGGAGAACGCGACCCACGGCATCACGATCGACGCCGCCACGGCGCTTTCCCAAATCGAGGCCGAAGACGCCAGGAAGCGCTGA
- a CDS encoding capsid cement protein has translation MRQGHIQTFLAAEAITGKRLVAFDASGAVVGAVADTDPLVGVSDAVGADEGGNCDVHMTGQVPVTAGGAIAYGDPVTSDAQGRAVVAAPSAGDQVRVAGYATTNATLAGDIVQLFLAPSILYTP, from the coding sequence ATGCGCCAGGGCCACATTCAGACCTTCCTCGCCGCAGAGGCCATCACCGGCAAGCGCCTCGTGGCGTTCGATGCCAGCGGCGCCGTTGTCGGCGCGGTCGCGGACACCGATCCGCTTGTCGGCGTTTCCGACGCGGTCGGCGCCGACGAGGGCGGCAACTGCGACGTCCACATGACGGGCCAGGTGCCGGTCACGGCTGGCGGCGCCATCGCTTACGGCGACCCGGTGACCTCGGATGCCCAGGGCCGCGCGGTCGTTGCGGCGCCGTCCGCTGGCGACCAGGTCCGCGTCGCCGGCTATGCCACCACCAACGCGACGCTGGCCGGCGACATCGTTCAGCTCTTCCTCGCGCCTTCCATCCTCTACACGCCCTGA